From Amphiura filiformis chromosome 20, Afil_fr2py, whole genome shotgun sequence, a single genomic window includes:
- the LOC140142963 gene encoding uncharacterized protein, protein MAQLLLWCLILLTCFGHTTAQAELSQWVTNNRRSNGPVVKVSCKSDNPVSFTWEFSDKTLAIDGRLTDADPSRYSVRVRSVSGPNRGYGSLLEIRNALKQDAGLYTCTAGYDTSHQTSSNITVIIDQYLPPPGYPVCTIDPSTTLIDNTDATFMCIAGESSPPVNLTLILQRQDGISVELGHGNVTRTITIEDNNAVFVCCMTSDTFPTAPQRNCSAGPITVIPKPDITTISLISTQTQQSRYGSESTTLEINTGAGIIGGVVGAIFLVLIITIIIITMYKKNKPLNENTTMTLPANDQQVSSAEHTYMAYQRGRPTEQEPYAEFNQTNVSQSTGHQSPSADHTYMAYQKGTEQEPYADLNQIVEVISSTESLISTKTQSAGHKESTTVEGESKGGNLAATLSVQAITGGVIGAFIIILLIIIIIFVILALTLKQHNCDCMVVMKMAASILWCMILLTYFDHTTAQVKVGQWSTNEVDIGPIVNVFCYSSSTTIPTFYTWTFSNKTIASNDTLIDANPSRYSVTMQDVQNTGYGSLLEIRNALKQDAGMYTCSIPVMTGSNSSDSSIQVIINQYLPPSMYPECIINPSTMLLNNTDATFICIAGESSLPVNLRLTLQRPDGTSIKLRDGNATRTVTIEDNGAVFVCHMTSDTFPTAQRNCSAGPITVSGSETKSTTKSALPMDTKGLTEMSSTSLEKTFTKPSGSTTQSSAGGIVGGIVSVILVLILLIIIIIVIIRKKKQTPPDSANNSLPTLSENKYSQEMIANSKNNEASPTKSQPDHQASSNQSPDHNITGQMPVYVNTSNDPGQSSGNPVADDQEDESDFPMYHTVKGNETTKDQVSNHKSQKDSKDSKGAETDNIEDKCPVYGKVNKGYKNSENEDQAAHKECSGAQGAENKDHDDAFPVYGKVNKGYKNTENEDQAGHKECEDSQGAETSNQENTEFPVYGKVNKGNKTVECEEDGNRESSGFVDNIIYISAGPH, encoded by the exons ATGGCACAGCTATTGCTTTGGTGTTTgattttgttgacttgttttGGTCATACCACAGCACAGGCAGAACTAAGTCAATGGGTTACTAATAATCGTAGAAGTAACGGACCTGTGGTAAAAGTATCTTGCAAGTCTGACAATCCTGTATCATTCACATGGGAATTTTCTGATAAAACACTTGCCATTGATGGAAGGTTGACTGATGCTGATCCATCAAGGTACAGTGTAAGAGTTAGAAGTGTTAGTGGACCTAACAGAGGTTATGGAAGCTTACTGGAGATTAGAAATGCACTTAAACAAGATGCtggtttgtatacatgtacagcTGGATATGATACATCACATCAAACTTCAAGTAATATTACAGTCATCATAGATCAGTACCTTCCACCTCCTGGTTATCCAGTGTGCACTATAGACCCATCTACTACCTTGATTGATAACACTGATGCTACATTTATGTGTATAGCTGGTGAATCCTCTCCACCTGTTAACTTGACACTAATTCTTCAAAGACAAGATGGAATCTCTGTAGAATTGGGACATGGAAATGTAACAAGAACAATCACCATTGAGGACAATAATGCTGTGTTTGTTTGCTGCATGACAAGTGACACATTCCCAACTGCTCCACAACGCAACTGTTCTGCTGGTCCAATTACTGTTATACCAAAACCAGATATAACAACAATTTCACTAATATCAACCCAAACCCAACAGTCTAGATATGGTTCAGAGAGCACAACATTAGAAATAAACACCGGTGCAGGTATAATTGGTGGTGTGGTAGGTGCTATCTTCCTCGTACTGATAATTACCATTATTATAATCACaatgtacaaaaaaaataaacCATTAAATGAGAACACCACTATGACACTACCTGCCAATGATCAACAAGTCTCATCAGCTGAACACACCTATATGGCATATCagagaggtaggcctactgaacaAGAACCTTATGCAGAATTCAACCAAACCAATGTATCGCAATCAACTGGCCACCAGTCACCATCAGCTGACCACACCTATATGGCATATCAAAAAGGTACTGAGCAAGAACCTTATGCTGACCTCAACCAAATC GTAGAAGTCATCTCATCAACAGAATCACTCATATCAACAAAGACTCAATCAGCTGGACATAAAGAGAGCACAACAGTGGAAGGAGAGTCTAAAGGAGGTAATTTGGCAGCAACTCTATCAGTCCAAGCCATAACAGGTGGTGTCATAGGTGCTTTCATTATCATTCtgctaatcatcatcatcatatttgtCATA CTAGCATTAACTTTGAAACAACACAACTGTGACTGCATGGTAGTAATGAAAATGGCTGCGTCAATACTTTGGTGTATGATTTTGCTGACTTATTTTGATCACACTACAGCACAAGTGAAAGTGGGCCAATGGAGTACTAATGAAGTAGATATCGGACCAATTGTAAATGTGTTCTGTTATTCTAGCAGTACTACCATTCCTACCTTTTACACTTGGACATTTTCTAATAAAACCATTGCCAGCAATGATACACTGATTGACGCCAATCCATCAAGGTACAGTGTAACTATGCAAGATGTACAAAATACAGGATATGGAAGCTTGCTGGAGATAAGAAATGCACTCAAACAAGATGCTGGGATGTATACATGTAGCATTCCAGTTATGACAGGTAGCAACTCTTCTGATTCCAGTATTCAGGTCATCATAAATCAGTATCTTCCACCATCTATGTATCCTGAGTGCATCATAAATCCATCTACAATGTTGCTTAATAATACTGATGCTACATTTATCTGTATAGCTGGTGAATCCTCTCTACCTGTCAACCTGAGACTAACACTTCAAAGACCAGATGGAACCTCTATAAAATTGAGAGATGGAAATGCAACAAGAACTGTCACCATTGAGGACAATGGTGCTGTGTTTGTTTGCCACATGACAAGTGACACATTCCCAACTGCTCAACGCAACTGTTCTGCTGGCCCAATTACTGTTTCAGGATCAGAAACTAAATCAACTACTAAATCAGCATTGCCAATGGACACTAAAGGTTTAACAGAAATGAGCAGCACGTCACTGGAAAAGACATTCACCAAACCATCAGGCTCTACAACACAATCTTCTGCTGGAGGAATCGTAGGTGGCATTGTGAGTGTTATCCTTGTATTGATATTactaattatcatcatcattgttataaTTCGAAAGAAGAAACAGACTCCACCAGACTCCGCAAATAACAGCTTACCAACTCTCTCAGAAAATAAGTATTCACAAGAAATGATTGCTAATTCTAAGAATAACGAAGCTTCACCTACAAAATCACAGCCAGATCATCAAGCTTCTAGTAACCAATCACCTGATCACAATATAACTGGACAAATGCCAGTCTATGTCAATACAAGTAATGATCCTGGTCAAAGTTCTGGAAATCCTGTAGCAGATGACCAGGAGGATGAATCAGACTTTCCAATGTATCACACGGTTAAGGGAAATGAAACTACTAAAGATCAAGTTAGCAATCACAAGAGCCAAAAGGATTCAAAAGATTCAAAAGGAGCAGAAACTGATAACATTGAGGATAAGTGTCCTGTGTATGGTAAAGTGAACAAGGGATATAAAAATTCAGAGAATGAGGATCAAGCTGCTCATAAGGAGTGTTCAGGTGCACAAGGAGCAGAAAATAAAGACCATGATGATGCATTTCCTGTGTATGGTAAGGTGAACAAGGGATATAAAAATACTGAAAATGAGGATCAAGCAGGTCATAAGGAGTGTGAAGATTCACAAGGAGCAGAAACTAGTAACCAAGAGAACACTGAATTTCCTGTGTATGGTAAAGTGAACAAGGGAAATAAAACTGTTGAATGTGAGGAAGATGGTAATAGGGAGAGTTCAGGATTTGTTGACAATATTATCTACATATCAGCAGGTCCCcactaa